The following nucleotide sequence is from Candidatus Flexicrinis affinis.
GTGGTGGTCGCATTTGGGTGTTGTTCTTCTGTTGTTGATTTAGGGGCTTTGAACACGCCGTTCGGAAATGTACGAATTGGCTTTTCCTCACAGGTCGGCTGGTCTGACGCTGGTCAATGGAAGGGGCTTTCGGACAGTTTAGTGTTACTTTGCGGTTATAAACTAGCTCACCTCAGGGGGCGGGCGTGCGCGGTCATCGGCACGAGAACCGCGTACAAGAAGAACGCGACGATTAGTAGAAAGAAAAAATCAGATTCATCTTTCCCGGCGACATTCGGTATAAGGTGATGGCGCTCCGTTTCGCCCACTAACGTACGAGACATGCGACGGGTGCACGAAGCGCACAAGTCAGGACTAGCGGAGCCGGTCGTTTAGGCGATACCCCACGCCGCGGACGTTTACAATCAGTTCCGGGTTCTGCCCGGCCTGCTTGAGTTTGCGTCGCAAATTGCTGATGTGCGGGCGAATCACCTCGCGCGCCTCGGTCTCGTCAACGGCATAGCTGCGCACCTCGCGCACCAGTTCGTGGCAGGGCACGACGCGACCGCTGTGCGCCCCGAGATAAAGCAGCAGGTCGAACTCAGTCGGGGTCAGGTCGATTTGCTGATCGTCGGCGCTGATCTGATAGCGGCCGGGATAAACCGTCAGCGGGCCGAGCTGCATGACACTGCCGACCTCAGGCTCGTCCCAGCGTTTGGCGTACCCAGCGGAGGTCGCGACCGTGCCCATCGGCGCGCCCGCCGCCGGTATGCCGGGGACAGCGGGGCCTGCCGGCACGGTGTCGATCTGGTCGAGTTCGAAAACATCGCTGCGGATAGACTCGAGGAGCATGCGCCGGCGCCGCATGTTGCGCGACCGTTCGACCCCGCGTGCGATCGCTGCACGCAAATCGTTCATCGAGCCCGGCTTAATGAAGTAGTCGTGTGCGCCGAGGCGCAGCGCTTCGACCGCCGACGGCAGGCTGGCATACCCGGTCATCAGGATGACCACGGCTTCCGGAGACTCGGTCTTTATGTGCCGCAGCAGTTCGACACCATCCATGCCCGGCATCTTGATGTCGGTCAGCACGACGTCAAACTCGTTGGCGGTCAGGTGTTCGAGGGCTTCCGGCCCGCTGGCCGCCTCGGTGACGGCGTAACCGACGCGCTCCAGGTTTTTGCTGATGGAATAACGGTTCGGGCCTTCGTCGTCGACCACCAAGATGTGTGCCGACGTGGCCGGTGCCTGTGAAAGCGCGTGCATAAACTCTCCGTAAAGAACTAGTGCGGGGAAGCTTACGGTATGTCAAGGATAGCGCAATGGTGCCTCGTCTGCAATTCTACGGTCCGATGCTCGAGTGCGGCGCAACAAACACCCATGACGGACGGTTCGCCCGCGCCTCGGTCCGTTCAAACGCGAAGACTTCCCATGACGTGCCATCCCACACTGCGGCGATCTGCCCGTCCACTTCGATGATCGGCACGTGATCGCGGAGCATTCGCGCTGCTTTCACGTTGATCAACCAATCCTTGAGCTTCTGGTGTCCGCCGCCAAGCAGCGCGACGCGGTCTCCCGCATGACGTGTACGCAGGGAAACGTCGCCGCCCCCGACCTCGAGCGCGAACGCAGGGGCGTCGGGCCCGGCGTCGACGTCTGCGCGAAACGGCCTCCACCCAAACGGCACGTCGAGCGCCGCCTCGAGCGGCGCAGCGAACGCGGCAGGCAGCCAATATCCATCATAGGGTGGCGACCACGCACTGGCCGTCTGATACAGCGCGGCGTATTCGCCGTCAAGCTCGACTTG
It contains:
- a CDS encoding response regulator transcription factor; translated protein: MHALSQAPATSAHILVVDDEGPNRYSISKNLERVGYAVTEAASGPEALEHLTANEFDVVLTDIKMPGMDGVELLRHIKTESPEAVVILMTGYASLPSAVEALRLGAHDYFIKPGSMNDLRAAIARGVERSRNMRRRRMLLESIRSDVFELDQIDTVPAGPAVPGIPAAGAPMGTVATSAGYAKRWDEPEVGSVMQLGPLTVYPGRYQISADDQQIDLTPTEFDLLLYLGAHSGRVVPCHELVREVRSYAVDETEAREVIRPHISNLRRKLKQAGQNPELIVNVRGVGYRLNDRLR